In one uncultured Methanoregula sp. genomic region, the following are encoded:
- a CDS encoding HAD-IA family hydrolase translates to MKEIELIIFDKDGTLFELYPYWSIVAKRRAKNICSAMHVDDDLLIDYIGLVMGVDNTKKSMNPKGPIGIYNRPYIMNLLVTELQKRGYPVNPQMIMNAFQEADTYISQDDILRQSLVPVKGLPEFLPAAAKRCKCAIFSYDQTKNLEHITHLMMMKTYFSFLLGGDLIKYPKPDPWGAIKIMQDLNVSPDHTILIGDSIHDIESGKKAGCKYVITRKSDISDMDLLEPVSDFIIRDYNEIIVKN, encoded by the coding sequence TTGAAAGAAATTGAGCTTATTATTTTTGATAAGGATGGGACCCTTTTCGAGCTTTATCCTTACTGGTCCATTGTAGCAAAGAGACGGGCAAAAAATATATGCAGCGCAATGCATGTTGACGATGATCTTCTCATTGACTACATCGGACTGGTCATGGGTGTTGATAACACGAAGAAATCAATGAATCCCAAAGGTCCCATCGGGATTTATAACCGTCCATATATCATGAATCTCCTGGTTACCGAGCTTCAGAAACGGGGCTATCCTGTAAACCCTCAGATGATTATGAATGCATTCCAGGAAGCTGATACATACATCAGTCAGGATGATATCCTCAGGCAATCACTTGTTCCCGTAAAAGGGCTTCCTGAATTTCTGCCTGCGGCTGCAAAAAGGTGTAAATGTGCAATATTTTCCTATGATCAGACAAAAAATCTCGAACACATCACTCACCTGATGATGATGAAAACATATTTTTCATTCCTTCTTGGCGGGGATCTGATCAAATATCCCAAGCCGGATCCATGGGGTGCCATAAAAATCATGCAGGATCTTAATGTATCGCCGGACCATACGATACTTATCGGGGATTCAATTCACGATATTGAGAGCGGGAAAAAAGCGGGATGTAAATATGTTATCACCCGAAAATCCGATATATCTGACATGGATTTGCTGGAACCCGTTTCAGATTTTATTATCAGGGATTATAATGAAATTATCGTGAAAAACTAA